In Fibrobacter sp. UWB2, one DNA window encodes the following:
- a CDS encoding fibrobacter succinogenes major paralogous domain-containing protein — translation MNKFVFCASVCISLFLAACGDDSSVTSPSGKESLSTLTDPRDGQTYKTVVIGKQTWMAQNLNIETEKSFCFNDDSSNCTKYGRLYTWAAAMDSAGEWSSNGKGCGYKSECSAMSPVRGVCPNGWHLPTKAEFETLFAAVGGDSVAGKMLKSTSGWNFAKASGNGSDDYAFSALPVGYRDGGGDYTYVGNEATFWISTEKSDEYAYAMRLIYRNDNADVDYRPKFMAFSVRCVKD, via the coding sequence ATGAATAAATTTGTTTTTTGTGCTTCTGTTTGTATTTCGCTTTTCCTTGCCGCCTGCGGCGATGATAGTTCTGTAACTAGCCCTTCGGGGAAGGAGTCTTTATCGACTTTGACGGACCCCCGCGACGGTCAAACCTATAAGACTGTCGTTATCGGAAAACAGACGTGGATGGCTCAGAACTTGAACATTGAAACGGAAAAATCATTCTGTTTCAATGACGATTCCTCCAACTGCACCAAGTACGGTCGCCTGTACACATGGGCTGCGGCGATGGACAGCGCGGGCGAGTGGAGTTCGAACGGCAAGGGGTGCGGCTATAAATCGGAATGTTCGGCGATGTCCCCGGTGCGTGGTGTTTGTCCGAATGGCTGGCACTTGCCGACAAAAGCGGAGTTTGAAACATTGTTCGCTGCTGTTGGCGGCGACTCTGTTGCGGGCAAGATGCTTAAATCAACAAGTGGCTGGAACTTTGCCAAAGCTAGCGGCAACGGCTCGGATGATTACGCGTTCTCGGCTTTGCCTGTCGGCTACAGGGATGGTGGGGGTGATTATACCTATGTGGGCAACGAAGCAACTTTTTGGATCTCTACAGAGAAGAGTGACGAGTATGCGTATGCCATGCGCTTGATCTATAGGAATGACAATGCGGATGTGGACTATCGTCCCAAGTTCATGGCTTTTTCAGTTCGTTGCGTCAAAGACTAA
- a CDS encoding DUF3078 domain-containing protein — MKKSLFAIACATLISASTAFAEGGMFEAWLPENMTADVVAAVKFTRMQFSNWKFEDGTSSYTWLFSYDADLKNHWKVVDWRNKLNLALGYTWIDGVGKRKSSDKIFFETMADFNASEKVKPYVGARFESQFTRGYDYSEDEDGNEIKTTVSHFMAPGYVTQMAGVGYFPNDNFSTRLAFANRMTISPDYNYADDPDTKRHEKFKDEPGLESITEFKYSFSEIVTFKSRLWAFVNFKGVDEIDGKWENLLALSLSPLFEFQVSYDIAYDKDLDKDSQHKNVILVGVTWRWF; from the coding sequence ATGAAAAAGTCATTATTCGCAATCGCTTGCGCCACACTCATTTCTGCATCGACAGCATTTGCCGAAGGGGGCATGTTCGAAGCTTGGCTTCCTGAAAATATGACTGCTGATGTAGTCGCAGCCGTAAAGTTCACCCGTATGCAGTTCAGCAACTGGAAGTTCGAAGACGGTACGTCCTCTTACACATGGCTCTTCAGCTACGATGCCGACCTTAAGAACCACTGGAAGGTCGTGGATTGGCGCAACAAGTTGAACCTTGCTCTTGGTTACACCTGGATTGACGGTGTCGGCAAGCGCAAGTCTTCCGATAAGATTTTCTTCGAAACCATGGCTGACTTTAACGCTTCCGAAAAGGTCAAGCCTTACGTCGGTGCCCGTTTCGAATCCCAGTTTACCAGAGGCTATGACTATAGCGAAGACGAAGATGGCAACGAAATCAAGACGACCGTTTCCCACTTCATGGCTCCGGGTTATGTGACTCAGATGGCCGGTGTCGGTTACTTCCCGAACGACAACTTCTCTACCCGTCTTGCTTTTGCAAACCGCATGACCATCTCTCCGGACTACAACTATGCAGACGATCCGGACACCAAGAGACACGAAAAGTTCAAGGATGAACCGGGTCTCGAAAGCATCACTGAATTCAAGTATTCCTTCTCTGAAATCGTAACCTTCAAGAGCCGTCTTTGGGCATTCGTGAACTTCAAGGGCGTCGATGAAATCGATGGCAAGTGGGAAAACCTCCTTGCTCTGTCGCTCTCTCCGCTGTTCGAATTCCAGGTCAGCTACGATATCGCTTACGACAAGGACTTGGACAAGGATTCTCAGCACAAGAACGTGATCCTCGTCGGTGTGACCTGGCGCTGGTTCTAA
- the hisH gene encoding imidazole glycerol phosphate synthase subunit HisH produces the protein MAITVVDYNAGNLTSVMNALKFIGADAKVSRDPDEIAKATRLIFPGVGAAASAMETLTKTGIGEAIKAVVKAGNPVLGICIGCQIILEESEEDGGVKTLGLIPGRAVRFKDEPGLKIPHMGWNQVNFTREHPIMKGIRSGCDFYYVHSYYPQVPAEYSFAETTYGTQTFTGLLGKDNLIASQFHQEKSGEVGLAMLKNFCDWNI, from the coding sequence ATGGCTATTACTGTTGTGGATTACAATGCGGGCAACCTGACATCTGTGATGAATGCGCTCAAGTTCATTGGCGCAGACGCCAAGGTGAGTCGCGATCCCGATGAAATCGCAAAGGCGACACGCTTGATTTTCCCGGGCGTGGGCGCTGCCGCATCTGCCATGGAAACCTTGACTAAAACCGGCATTGGCGAGGCCATCAAGGCCGTGGTTAAAGCGGGGAACCCGGTGCTTGGCATCTGCATCGGCTGCCAGATTATTCTCGAAGAAAGCGAAGAAGATGGTGGCGTCAAGACGCTTGGACTCATTCCTGGGCGCGCGGTGCGCTTCAAGGACGAACCGGGCCTCAAGATCCCGCACATGGGCTGGAACCAGGTGAACTTCACTCGCGAACACCCGATTATGAAGGGTATCCGCAGCGGTTGCGACTTTTACTACGTGCATTCCTACTACCCGCAGGTCCCGGCGGAATATTCCTTTGCCGAGACGACTTACGGCACGCAGACTTTCACGGGACTCCTGGGCAAGGACAACTTAATTGCAAGCCAGTTCCATCAGGAAAAGAGCGGCGAGGTCGGCCTTGCCATGCTCAAAAACTTCTGCGACTGGAATATTTAG
- a CDS encoding TIGR02147 family protein, translating to MKPVTEYEDYRMYMQDYYNERKRVSSFSWREYTRASGFTSPTYLKLVCEGKTRLSPQGAEKVGAAMNLAGFELEYFKTMVTYCHAKTDQERKIAYEAMLELASNNKVKVVDGDAFRYFESWVHPVVRELAPVMQGATPGDIARRCCHGVSAAEVRESLDFMVRAGLLKKNGDTYEQADKHLKGSSAAVSVALRAMHHEMANFADEAINRFSASERNFTGLTMGISEDDYKLILLELDTCRKRVAQIALNSRGTERVYRLNLQLFPLTWKGDKCDGKETR from the coding sequence ATGAAGCCGGTAACGGAATACGAAGATTACCGCATGTATATGCAGGATTATTACAACGAGCGCAAACGCGTCTCGTCGTTCTCGTGGCGTGAATATACCCGCGCTTCGGGCTTTACGTCTCCGACTTATCTTAAACTGGTGTGTGAGGGTAAAACTCGCCTTTCTCCCCAAGGGGCCGAAAAGGTGGGTGCCGCAATGAATTTGGCGGGCTTCGAGCTTGAGTATTTCAAGACGATGGTGACATATTGCCATGCCAAGACCGATCAGGAACGCAAAATCGCTTACGAAGCCATGCTGGAGCTTGCCTCCAACAACAAAGTAAAGGTCGTTGATGGCGATGCGTTCCGGTATTTCGAATCGTGGGTCCATCCGGTGGTGAGAGAGCTTGCGCCGGTGATGCAAGGGGCCACTCCGGGCGATATCGCAAGGCGTTGCTGCCATGGTGTGTCAGCTGCGGAAGTCCGTGAATCGCTCGATTTTATGGTCCGTGCAGGGCTTTTGAAAAAGAACGGCGATACATACGAACAGGCCGATAAGCACCTGAAAGGTTCTTCTGCGGCGGTGTCTGTGGCCTTGCGAGCCATGCATCACGAAATGGCAAATTTTGCCGATGAAGCTATCAATCGTTTCTCTGCGTCGGAGCGCAATTTTACTGGGCTCACCATGGGCATTTCAGAAGACGATTACAAACTGATTTTGCTGGAACTCGATACTTGCCGTAAAAGGGTTGCCCAAATTGCCTTGAATAGCCGCGGCACCGAAAGGGTCTACAGGTTGAATTTACAGTTATTTCCACTGACGTGGAAAGGGGATAAGTGTGATGGTAAGGAAACTCGTTAA